The Leptospira wolbachii serovar Codice str. CDC genome segment AAGGAGTTACTCATGGCATCAATCAAACCTTTAGGCGACCGAGTGGTCGTAGAGCCAAAGAATGAGTCGGAAGAAAAAATCGGATCCATCATCGTACCAGACACGGCAAAAGAAAAACCACAAGAAGGGAAAATCATCGCTGTCGGACAAGGACGTTACGAAGACGGAAAACTCATTCCTTTAGAAGTAAAGGTAGGAGATACAGTTCTTTACGGAAAATATTCCGGAACTGAAATCAAACAAGGCGGACGTGATTTACTGATCATCCGTGAAAGCGACATCCTCGGTGTTGTGACAAACTAATTATAAAAGGAAATAATCAATTATGGCTAAAACAATTGAATTTGATGAAACAGCACGTAGAAAACTTCTTAGCGGAGTCAATAAACTTGCTAACGCTGTAAAGGTAACTCTTGGACCAAAAGGTCGTAACGTAGTTATCGATAAAAAATTTGGAGCCCCTACGATCACTAAAGACGGTGTGACTGTTGCCAAAGAAATCGAATTAGAAGATGCAATCGAAAACATGGGCGCTCAAATGGTGAAGGAAGTTTCTACAAGAACTAACGACATCGCTGGAGACGGAACCACTACGGCAACCATCCTTGCACAAGCCATCATCAATGAAGGTTTGAAAAACGTAACTGCGGGTGCAAACCCAATGGCACTCAAACACGGAATTGACAAAGCAGTTGTAGTAGCTGTGGAAGAAATCAAAAAACACGCAATTAAAATCAATAGC includes the following:
- the groES gene encoding co-chaperone GroES; the protein is MASIKPLGDRVVVEPKNESEEKIGSIIVPDTAKEKPQEGKIIAVGQGRYEDGKLIPLEVKVGDTVLYGKYSGTEIKQGGRDLLIIRESDILGVVTN